In the genome of Cystobacter ferrugineus, one region contains:
- a CDS encoding ATP-binding protein, translating to MRTPTDHLGKLIGNTGNPTELHVALLGSFAARRGEFVRIPHVERKGDPETDCMGRIVSLSRTNVLFSEALGEGIGEVNVLPGSMVSGETLYAIVELVGFKDPRSGEIRMPRRPLDPGSKVYGVDYDFLRRFYEFSEDSSIHIGNLVGYEVGEGTVPIYLDVNTLATEHLAVLAMTGSGKSYTVGRIIERLVAQMNGTVVVFDPHGEYGRAFEGGQIRTNPDIETVQDPRDRPVLPKILENFRKLQNSNAGIIVCTPQDESFDLKYSSANVRLALQFDNYDLDALGGILPGITEPQMRVLDVALRKWEKDEPNKPRDVQTLLDLLSRRLDDVRNDPDLNLTPEEQKALGARSAAIAGMRLRAVLAEAKSFYRAGCKQATDIRDLIGRRGRGLGRLVIVDLQGLSDDARQIIVALMSAEIMDAASSKTDPLRPCFIVYEEGHNFAPAGGQSLSRNIIKRIAAEGRKFGVGFAIVSQRPSKLDPDVTSQCNTLITMRIKNPDDQKFIVKSTEQLSKADVDELPALSTGEALISGRSIPAPLLVRVGYKALKHGGESPKILEEWGPGRLP from the coding sequence ATGCGCACACCAACGGACCATCTCGGCAAACTAATCGGGAACACAGGGAACCCCACGGAGTTGCATGTCGCACTTCTTGGGTCCTTTGCCGCCCGGCGCGGCGAGTTCGTGCGCATTCCGCATGTGGAGCGCAAAGGCGATCCCGAGACCGATTGCATGGGGCGCATCGTCAGCCTCTCAAGAACTAATGTTCTTTTCTCGGAGGCGCTTGGTGAGGGCATCGGCGAGGTCAACGTTCTGCCGGGGTCGATGGTAAGCGGCGAGACCCTCTACGCGATTGTCGAGCTCGTTGGGTTCAAGGATCCACGGTCCGGTGAAATCCGAATGCCTCGTCGACCGCTTGACCCCGGGTCGAAGGTGTACGGGGTGGACTACGACTTCCTCCGCCGGTTCTACGAGTTTAGCGAGGACTCGTCGATCCACATCGGCAACCTCGTCGGCTACGAGGTCGGCGAGGGCACGGTGCCAATCTACCTCGACGTCAACACGCTGGCGACCGAGCACCTCGCCGTGCTCGCGATGACCGGCTCGGGAAAGTCCTACACCGTTGGTCGGATCATTGAGCGGCTCGTCGCGCAGATGAACGGAACGGTGGTCGTCTTCGACCCGCATGGCGAGTACGGCCGTGCCTTCGAGGGCGGCCAGATACGCACGAACCCCGACATTGAGACGGTCCAGGACCCGCGCGATCGGCCGGTGCTGCCCAAGATCCTGGAGAACTTCCGCAAGCTGCAGAACTCGAACGCCGGAATCATCGTCTGCACGCCCCAGGACGAGAGCTTCGACCTGAAGTACTCGAGCGCCAACGTCCGTCTCGCCCTCCAGTTCGACAACTACGACCTGGACGCGCTCGGCGGTATCCTACCGGGCATCACCGAGCCGCAAATGCGCGTGCTCGATGTCGCTCTGCGGAAGTGGGAGAAGGACGAGCCAAACAAGCCGCGGGATGTCCAGACGCTCTTGGACCTCCTGAGTCGGCGCTTGGACGACGTCCGAAACGACCCGGACCTGAACCTCACGCCGGAGGAGCAGAAGGCCCTCGGGGCCCGGAGCGCTGCCATCGCCGGCATGCGACTCCGTGCTGTTCTCGCCGAGGCGAAGTCCTTCTACAGAGCAGGATGTAAGCAGGCCACGGACATCCGTGACCTCATTGGGCGTCGTGGCCGCGGGCTTGGGCGCTTGGTGATCGTCGACCTCCAGGGCCTCTCGGACGACGCGAGGCAGATCATCGTCGCGCTGATGTCAGCGGAAATAATGGATGCAGCCTCAAGCAAGACGGATCCGCTCCGCCCCTGCTTCATCGTCTATGAGGAAGGCCACAATTTTGCCCCCGCCGGCGGGCAGTCACTGAGCCGCAACATCATCAAGAGGATCGCCGCCGAGGGCCGCAAGTTTGGCGTTGGATTCGCCATCGTGAGTCAGCGTCCCTCGAAGCTCGATCCTGACGTCACCAGCCAGTGCAACACGCTGATCACGATGCGGATCAAGAACCCGGACGATCAGAAGTTCATCGTCAAGTCGACCGAGCAGCTCAGCAAGGCCGACGTCGATGAGCTTCCCGCGCTGTCGACCGGAGAGGCGCTGATCTCCGGTCGCTCCATTCCGGCACCGCTCCTGGTGCGCGTCGGGTACAAGGCGCTAAAGCACGGTGGAGAATCGCCGAAGATCCTCGAGGAGTGGGGGCCTGGGAGGCTGCCGTGA
- a CDS encoding HsdM family class I SAM-dependent methyltransferase: MAKPEKAAARREDILAAAKTTLEESLKYDGVEEVVIEGETCAVARRRGRPVVLIFVPEEQGPIAPATQELAIQLGAIVEGGPADYVWATATGKLGDGFIYSWLPDKECQVSSIPAASELGRNSSAGARARPVADPVRFKELQHEFDQLHEQVYASREPIDGSNDLTAQLCKCIFLKMHLERHPDFRPVARGPLFEEIFHPNYIRKNGEKAVEQIKKAFEVARALPEYCLKDDQGRDFRIFDPDDFIKFQKPETYARIAEMLGGHQLTTPEETGVEDDIIGRAFDVMLRAKFESKGGMGIYLTPQQVRDAMVQMVFHDILNEDSGLVTRRNAKSGKTQFRVCDPCCGSAGFLITAMREVRKQIDKLLGLSARQRLELLSEVFAQGFEGADSSPNMVLMGRINMALHGDPKARVFRVANSLSTDIFTPESFDLILTNPPFKKGGITDKDHAKLLESFRSDISNGTPAMKGSGLALGAKPDGKGVWKPVNSVDPAILFIDRCLQLLKPGGRLLIVVPDGVLCNSQDRYVREYLMGKKNERTGKFIGGKAVVRAVVSLPAVTFRLSGAGAKTSFLYLQKKRPGDEQGPVFMAVANNVGFDVKQNKEVLTGENDLIKIVEAYKAGPTSGAQRPTG, encoded by the coding sequence ATGGCCAAGCCAGAGAAAGCTGCAGCCAGACGTGAAGACATCTTGGCTGCGGCAAAGACGACCCTTGAGGAATCGTTGAAGTACGATGGGGTCGAAGAAGTAGTCATCGAGGGTGAAACCTGTGCGGTCGCGCGAAGGCGTGGTCGACCAGTCGTCTTGATTTTCGTTCCGGAAGAACAAGGTCCGATTGCACCGGCGACGCAAGAGCTTGCAATTCAACTCGGCGCCATCGTGGAGGGTGGTCCTGCGGACTACGTGTGGGCGACGGCCACTGGCAAGTTGGGAGACGGCTTCATTTACTCCTGGTTGCCTGACAAGGAATGCCAAGTCAGCAGCATTCCGGCCGCATCCGAGCTTGGACGCAACAGCTCAGCTGGAGCGCGCGCCCGCCCTGTAGCTGATCCGGTGCGGTTCAAGGAGCTGCAGCATGAGTTCGATCAGCTTCACGAACAGGTCTATGCCTCACGCGAGCCGATCGATGGTTCAAACGATCTCACGGCTCAACTCTGTAAGTGCATTTTCCTCAAGATGCACCTTGAGCGGCATCCAGACTTTCGCCCGGTAGCACGCGGCCCGCTGTTCGAGGAGATCTTCCACCCTAACTACATCAGGAAGAATGGCGAGAAGGCCGTCGAGCAGATCAAGAAGGCCTTTGAGGTCGCCCGTGCGCTCCCGGAGTACTGCCTCAAGGATGACCAGGGCAGAGACTTCCGGATCTTCGACCCTGACGACTTCATCAAGTTCCAGAAGCCGGAGACCTACGCCCGCATCGCTGAGATGCTCGGCGGTCACCAACTGACCACCCCGGAGGAAACGGGGGTGGAAGACGACATCATCGGTCGGGCCTTCGACGTCATGCTCCGTGCGAAGTTCGAGAGCAAGGGCGGCATGGGAATCTACCTGACGCCACAACAGGTCCGCGATGCCATGGTCCAGATGGTCTTCCACGATATCCTCAACGAGGACTCGGGACTGGTGACACGTCGTAATGCCAAGTCGGGAAAGACCCAGTTCCGCGTGTGCGACCCGTGCTGCGGATCGGCGGGTTTTCTGATCACCGCAATGCGCGAGGTGCGCAAGCAGATCGACAAACTGCTGGGGCTGTCGGCCCGCCAGCGACTGGAGCTTCTGAGCGAGGTGTTTGCGCAAGGATTCGAGGGTGCAGATAGCTCGCCGAACATGGTCCTCATGGGCCGGATCAATATGGCCTTGCACGGCGACCCCAAGGCCCGCGTGTTTCGCGTCGCGAACTCTCTCTCGACTGATATCTTCACGCCCGAGTCGTTCGACCTGATCCTGACGAATCCGCCGTTCAAGAAGGGCGGAATCACAGACAAGGACCATGCCAAGTTGTTGGAGAGCTTTCGCAGCGACATCAGCAACGGCACTCCAGCTATGAAGGGCTCGGGGCTGGCGCTCGGAGCGAAGCCTGACGGGAAAGGCGTCTGGAAGCCCGTCAACTCCGTCGATCCAGCGATTCTCTTCATCGATCGCTGCCTGCAGTTGCTCAAGCCAGGTGGTCGCCTGCTCATCGTCGTTCCCGATGGCGTCCTCTGTAATTCGCAGGATCGCTACGTGCGCGAGTACTTGATGGGCAAGAAGAATGAACGGACAGGCAAGTTCATCGGAGGCAAGGCGGTCGTGCGCGCGGTGGTGAGCCTTCCAGCCGTGACGTTCCGACTCTCCGGCGCGGGTGCTAAGACGAGCTTCCTGTACCTGCAGAAGAAGCGGCCGGGGGATGAGCAGGGTCCAGTGTTCATGGCGGTGGCCAACAACGTCGGCTTCGACGTGAAGCAAAACAAGGAAGTCCTTACCGGGGAGAACGACCTCATCAAGATTGTCGAGGCATACAAGGCCGGCCCAACCAGCGGGGCTCAACGGCCCACAGGATAG
- a CDS encoding ATP-binding protein — MDDLVPHITWIDPVDFERNWHPAFHAPEYRELDRRLQDHQQYAPLGTLVQLTKPARSDDKADLTGRWLVRLRRGGLEVEELGEEPPPGPLVPLPPEAIVIASHFSASVPLTHWDETLFPGGGLTQLGMIVLRPRGSESIDWLAYELASNLVQLQLRRSVIGSTLPRIEVSSLLDIQVRVPTAEEKRRLSEVVRERHRNKAAFERAHALLVSAKKGVKPFVLTAATFEERLEQFESYLLEQRIVDAQSGFFVEASTTDHSSDLFVVRPLRGIRDDSVSRQRVQLQPQEDRHVNGDWRDWYWEPSSAEKFTIFNALGTSAALPSHLLARMTARITPTAAADLRARILPGFDFFRQAIEVHRDDDWDEAAAKQLLASSWFALQRGRLGAAELPTAGTAAEKDEEFADHLFEWLRYVFRPAVALKVHRHGAVAGAYVLFGPDQLEDPADARAALSGYGERLGEVLGQPSDVIDDAARRESLRRLSWVMHQLNGPIGRATNAAEDLDAFLKSAPEIASRLVPSEAKAKARAAMRGEDIQQFTFATRLGELTKAIGDIRRLTYQIRQLRRAQGDLQKQKCDLAELLRVKATECAKQVHGLRIDAENPSVFALGNADVLNEAFSEVLNNACRELKEQEIAQPTILIRVWADDGSAKITISDNALPVDRQLISNPFDEDASTYAKQGRGSGLGLAIVRETFRTHGGSCQLLENRDDNGARLAGVTFGASLPLFTLDVMWEEPDA; from the coding sequence TTGGACGATCTGGTGCCCCACATAACCTGGATAGACCCAGTCGATTTCGAACGGAACTGGCACCCGGCCTTTCACGCGCCCGAGTACCGAGAGTTGGATCGCCGTCTCCAAGACCACCAACAATACGCGCCGCTCGGGACGTTGGTTCAGCTCACGAAGCCTGCGAGGTCGGATGACAAGGCGGACCTGACTGGTCGGTGGCTGGTTCGCCTCCGCCGCGGAGGCCTTGAGGTTGAAGAACTGGGAGAGGAGCCGCCTCCTGGACCTCTGGTTCCGCTGCCCCCCGAGGCCATCGTCATCGCAAGCCACTTCAGTGCCAGCGTCCCTCTCACTCATTGGGACGAAACGTTGTTTCCGGGAGGGGGCCTGACGCAGCTGGGAATGATCGTTCTGCGCCCACGTGGGTCCGAATCGATTGACTGGCTCGCGTACGAACTCGCCTCCAACTTGGTCCAGCTTCAGTTGCGTCGTTCGGTTATCGGCTCCACGCTTCCTCGGATCGAAGTCAGCTCCCTTCTCGATATTCAGGTGCGAGTCCCGACTGCCGAGGAGAAGCGGCGGCTGTCGGAGGTTGTACGCGAGCGACACCGGAACAAGGCTGCCTTCGAGCGGGCACATGCCCTACTCGTGTCGGCAAAGAAGGGGGTGAAGCCGTTCGTCCTGACCGCGGCAACCTTCGAGGAACGACTCGAACAGTTCGAGAGCTACTTGCTCGAGCAGCGCATCGTCGACGCGCAGAGTGGCTTCTTCGTCGAAGCATCGACGACCGATCACTCCTCTGATCTGTTCGTCGTACGCCCGTTGCGCGGAATCCGCGACGACTCTGTTAGTCGCCAACGCGTGCAGCTGCAGCCACAGGAAGACCGCCACGTTAACGGCGATTGGCGTGACTGGTACTGGGAACCGAGTTCCGCGGAGAAGTTCACCATCTTCAACGCTCTCGGTACTTCGGCGGCGCTGCCGTCTCACCTTCTGGCGCGGATGACCGCGCGCATCACACCCACAGCTGCGGCGGACCTCCGCGCTCGGATCCTCCCTGGTTTCGATTTCTTCCGGCAAGCCATCGAGGTTCACCGGGACGACGACTGGGATGAGGCGGCGGCCAAGCAGTTGCTGGCCAGCAGTTGGTTCGCCCTCCAGCGCGGCCGGTTGGGTGCAGCCGAGCTCCCTACTGCAGGAACCGCCGCGGAGAAGGATGAGGAGTTCGCCGACCACCTCTTCGAGTGGCTGCGGTACGTCTTTCGTCCAGCGGTCGCTCTCAAGGTTCACCGCCACGGCGCAGTGGCCGGCGCCTACGTCCTGTTCGGCCCTGACCAGCTTGAAGATCCCGCTGACGCTCGTGCAGCACTCAGCGGGTACGGTGAGCGGCTCGGAGAGGTGCTTGGCCAGCCCTCAGATGTGATCGATGACGCCGCTCGACGCGAATCTCTCCGACGGCTCTCCTGGGTGATGCATCAGCTGAATGGTCCCATCGGCCGAGCGACAAATGCCGCCGAGGATCTGGACGCTTTCCTTAAGAGTGCGCCAGAGATCGCATCGCGCTTAGTGCCCAGCGAGGCGAAGGCCAAGGCACGCGCAGCCATGCGCGGTGAGGACATCCAGCAGTTCACTTTCGCAACGCGGCTCGGCGAGCTTACCAAGGCTATCGGCGACATCCGCAGACTGACCTACCAGATCCGCCAGCTCAGGCGCGCGCAGGGGGACCTCCAGAAGCAGAAGTGCGACTTGGCCGAACTCCTTCGCGTTAAGGCGACGGAGTGCGCAAAGCAGGTCCACGGCTTGCGGATCGATGCGGAGAATCCCTCGGTCTTCGCGTTGGGCAACGCCGACGTCCTGAACGAGGCCTTCTCCGAAGTCCTCAACAATGCCTGCCGCGAGTTGAAGGAGCAGGAGATCGCCCAGCCCACGATCCTAATTCGAGTCTGGGCTGACGACGGTAGCGCGAAGATCACAATCAGCGACAACGCATTGCCCGTCGACCGTCAGCTAATCTCGAACCCATTCGACGAGGACGCGAGTACATACGCGAAGCAGGGACGAGGCTCCGGTCTCGGCCTGGCGATTGTGCGTGAGACCTTCCGCACGCATGGCGGATCGTGTCAGCTGCTCGAAAACCGCGACGACAATGGGGCGCGGCTGGCGGGCGTCACCTTCGGCGCTTCGCTGCCCCTTTTCACACTGGACGTAATGTGGGAGGAACCCGATGCTTGA
- a CDS encoding sigma-54 interaction domain-containing protein — translation MRKVLVAWVGKTDLRAPTESEVVGAGPIAQALDARAFDEVFVLSDYEERVITPYVKWLRTRTKTRIEVVHERLSGPTEFGEIYEAAVRGVQRALGERPRDVALAFHLSPGTPAMAAVWILLGKTRFPAELIESSRDHGVRTASVPFDIFADFIPDLLRRPDEDLGRLSAGLPPESPEFTSIIHQSHVMKRVVAKARRAAPRSVPVLLEGESGTGKELLARAIHRSSTRRDKEFIAVNCGAIPSDLVESQLFGYEKGAFTGATKQQQGMFEAAHGGTLFLDEVGELPGPAQVKLLRVLQEGELVRVGATKPLRVDVRIIAATNRTLAREIAEGRFREDLFYRLAVAVLHLPPLRERPGDLNLLIDHLLDQINRESAAEPGYKRKNLSVGARNLLLSHSWPGNIRELVNTLRRAAIWSDGDTIRSEDVREALLPVGHERSSDILNRPLGDGLNLPELLASVARHYLRRALDQAHGNKTQAAQLVGLPSYQTLSNWLQRYGVES, via the coding sequence AAGCGAAGTGGTGGGCGCTGGCCCTATTGCACAGGCGCTCGATGCTCGTGCGTTCGACGAGGTCTTCGTCCTGTCGGACTACGAGGAGCGGGTCATCACGCCCTACGTGAAGTGGCTTCGAACGAGGACGAAGACGCGGATCGAGGTCGTCCACGAGCGGCTCAGCGGCCCGACGGAGTTCGGAGAGATTTATGAGGCCGCAGTGCGTGGAGTGCAGCGTGCCCTTGGCGAACGTCCCCGCGATGTTGCGCTCGCCTTCCACCTGAGCCCGGGCACTCCAGCCATGGCGGCTGTCTGGATCCTCCTCGGCAAGACGCGCTTCCCAGCAGAACTGATCGAGTCGTCCAGGGACCATGGTGTCCGCACGGCCTCAGTGCCTTTCGACATCTTCGCCGACTTCATTCCCGATCTGCTCCGGCGTCCCGACGAGGATCTCGGGAGACTCAGCGCCGGGCTTCCGCCTGAATCACCCGAGTTCACCAGCATCATCCACCAAAGTCATGTGATGAAGCGGGTCGTAGCGAAGGCGCGCCGTGCTGCCCCTCGATCGGTTCCCGTGCTGCTCGAAGGCGAATCGGGAACTGGGAAGGAACTCTTGGCGCGCGCGATCCATCGCTCCAGTACGCGTCGCGATAAGGAGTTCATCGCGGTGAACTGCGGAGCGATTCCAAGCGATCTTGTGGAGTCGCAGTTGTTCGGGTACGAGAAGGGCGCCTTTACTGGTGCCACTAAGCAGCAACAAGGCATGTTCGAGGCGGCTCATGGCGGCACCTTATTCCTCGACGAGGTTGGAGAACTGCCTGGTCCCGCGCAGGTCAAACTCCTGCGCGTCCTTCAGGAGGGGGAACTAGTCCGTGTGGGAGCTACCAAGCCTCTGAGGGTGGATGTTCGCATCATCGCGGCTACGAATCGCACGCTGGCCCGCGAGATCGCGGAAGGGCGGTTCAGGGAGGATCTCTTTTATCGCTTGGCGGTGGCGGTTTTGCATCTGCCGCCCCTTCGAGAACGCCCGGGTGATCTGAACCTGTTAATCGACCACCTACTGGATCAGATCAACCGAGAGAGTGCTGCAGAACCCGGCTACAAGCGCAAGAACCTTTCTGTTGGCGCAAGAAATCTTTTGCTCTCGCACTCGTGGCCCGGGAACATTCGGGAGCTGGTCAACACGCTCAGGCGAGCGGCAATCTGGTCGGACGGTGACACCATTCGTAGCGAGGACGTTCGCGAAGCACTTCTTCCGGTGGGACACGAGCGATCCTCCGACATTCTGAACCGGCCGCTCGGCGATGGGCTGAACCTACCGGAATTACTGGCTTCCGTAGCGCGCCACTACCTACGTCGAGCCCTCGACCAAGCCCACGGGAACAAGACCCAGGCGGCGCAGCTCGTCGGTCTTCCGAGTTACCAAACGCTGAGCAACTGGCTCCAGCGGTACGGCGTCGAGTCGTGA